Within Halalkalicoccus subterraneus, the genomic segment GCGAGTGGAACCGACAGCCCGAGGGCGGATTGATCGCCTCGGGCATCACCCCGCGGATGGGATCCAACTCCCCGATCGTCTCGTCGGGTCGGGGCATCGAGGCCAGAAGCGCCTCGGTGTAGGGGTGGGCGGTGTCGTAGAACAGCTCCTCGACGTCGGCCTGTTCGATGATCTCGCCCAGGTACATCACGTTGACCCGGTCGCAGATCTCGGCGACGACACCCATGTCGTGGGTCACCCAGACGAA encodes:
- a CDS encoding ABC transporter ATP-binding protein encodes the protein FVWVTHDMGVVAEICDRVNVMYLGEIIEQADVEELFYDTAHPYTEALLASMPRPDETIGELDPIRGVMPEAINPPSGCRFHSRCPDAREVCRHVHPDLRAIDGGEESGHGRTHRAACVKHDAFDVGYGESEPIENEATGGFEVGLTEETR